Genomic DNA from Methanosarcina sp. MTP4:
GCCTCCTCAGGAGAAGACGCTATCAGCAAAGCCGAAAGCACCTTTCCGGACCTTGTGCTCATGGACATCATGTTGAAAGGAAACATTGACGGGATCGAAGCCGCCCGGGAAATCATAAAACGTTTCGACCTCCCCGTGGTCTACCTCTCCGCATATTCCGACAGCAAGCTTCTTGAGCGGGCAAAGCAGACAGGCCCCTTTGGCTATATCGTCAAGCCCTTTGAAGAAAGGGACCTGCACAGTAGTATCGAAGTAGCGCTTCAAAGGCACGCGGTGGAAAAAAAGAAGCAGGAAGAAAATCCTGATTTACCGTAAAATGTATATAATTTTTCAATAAGATGCAGATATTTTCAATTAAATGTAGAACGATTTTCAATAAGAGTGGGACATTTTCAATTAGAGTCCCGAATGTAAATATTTACACTT
This window encodes:
- a CDS encoding response regulator; this encodes MKEFTMTEGRILVVEDEHIVAMGIKKMLKSLGYQVTGIASSGEDAISKAESTFPDLVLMDIMLKGNIDGIEAAREIIKRFDLPVVYLSAYSDSKLLERAKQTGPFGYIVKPFEERDLHSSIEVALQRHAVEKKKQEENPDLP